The following are encoded together in the Cynocephalus volans isolate mCynVol1 chromosome 4, mCynVol1.pri, whole genome shotgun sequence genome:
- the LOC134375417 gene encoding olfactory receptor 5D18-like, translating into MSLSDRNRSGATFMLLGFSDSPQLQVPLFLIFLAIYSVTAVGKLGMIVIIKTNPKLHTPVYFFLSHLSFVDFCYSSTIAPKTLMNLVVKDRTISFSGCVVQFFFFCTFVVAESLLLAVMAYDRFVAICNPLLYTVAMSQKRCAMLVVGSYAWGVASSLILTCSALKLSFHGFNTINHFFCESSSLLSLSCSDTFINQLLLFIFATFNEISTLLIILTSYVSIVVTILKMRSASGRRKAFSTCASHLTAITIFHGTVLFLYCVPNSKNSRHTVKVASVFYTVVIPMLNPLIYSLRNKDVKVTVSKIMDGKVFSY; encoded by the coding sequence ATGTCACTCTCAGACAGAAATAGAAGTGGAGCCACATTTATGCTCTTGGGCTTCTCAGATTCCCCACAACTCCAAGTCCCTCTCTTCTTGATTTTTCTGGCCATCTACAGTGTCACTGCTGTAGGAAAACTTGGGATGATCGTAATCATCAAAACTAACCCCAAACTGCATACCCCTGTGTACTTTTTCCTCAGCCACCTCTCGTTTGTGGATTTCTGCTATTCCTCTACCATTGCCCCAAAGACTCTGATGAACCTAGTGGTAAAAGACAGAACCATTTCATTTTCAGGATGTGTAgtacaattctttttcttttgtacctTTGTGGTGGCTGAATCTCTGCTATTAGCTGTGATGGCATATGACCGCTTTGTGGCCATTTGTAACCCTCTGCTCTACACAGTTGCCATGTCCCAGAAACGCTGTGCCATGCTGGTGGTGGGATCCTATGCGTGGGGAGTGGCAAGTTCCTTGATACTCACGTGCTCtgctttaaaattatcttttcatggcttcaaCACAATCAATCACTTTTTCTGTGAGTCCTCCTCACTGCTGTCCCTCTCTTGCTCTGACACTTTTATCAACCAgttgcttcttttcatttttgccacCTTTAATGAGATAAGCACACTGCTCATCATCCTCACGTCTTATGTGTCCATTGTTGTCACCATCCTCAAGATGCGCTCAGCCAGTGGGCGCcgcaaagccttctccacctgtgcttCCCACCTAACCGCCATCACCATCTTCCACGGGACCGTCCTCTTCCTCTACTGTGTGCCCAACTCCAAAAACTCCAGACACACAGTCAAAGTGGCCTCTGTGTTTTATACAGTGGTGATCCCCATGTTGAATCCCCTGATCTACAGTCTGAGAAATAAAGATGTCAAGGTTACAGTCAGCAAGATAATGGATGGTAAAGTCTTTTcttattga